In Candidatus Effluviviaceae Genus I sp., the genomic stretch GCTCGACGCGCTCATCGCGTCCCGGAGGGCGCCGTGACGGCCCCCGAGCGCCGCGTGCTCGAACCGACGGTGTTCGAGCTCTCGTCCCCCGGTCTTCGGGGCTATCGGCTTCCGCCGCTCGACGTTCCCGAGGCCGACCTCGCGGCCGCATTCGGCGCGGAGCACCTCCGGCGCGAGCCGCCGGCCCTTCCGGAGCTCACCGAGCCCGAG encodes the following:
- a CDS encoding aminomethyl-transferring glycine dehydrogenase subunit GcvPB (acts in conjunction with GvcH to form H-protein-S-aminomethyldihydrolipoyllysine from glycine; forms a heterodimer with subunit 1 to form the P protein), whose translation is MTAPERRVLEPTVFELSSPGLRGYRLPPLDVPEADLAAAFGAEHLRREPPALPELTEPE